A region of Denticeps clupeoides chromosome 19, fDenClu1.1, whole genome shotgun sequence DNA encodes the following proteins:
- the cep126 gene encoding centrosomal protein of 126 kDa isoform X4 has product MHDRHLFNWVNTRIIRADYEGGLEDERQLLAEEQKSSRARARKFSMETNRRRRALEERRKLCDVQEQRRRENILLQRKQQVQEATERFQRAHLSPSQRKRPAFRARPPTIDEALSHLQGPFGSQPQQSSFLSSNSSITRNSTPSPKSLVVSNVLNRQRALSAAEAYTKLLQERSFNYAKTSQLLSLTELQEAQGLLKDRADSPQDQISHSESLSSLDSLENEEAHLDHMPNSSGCSVSSLDTFDIDDRPLSHQRLQNDQCSSYDVAHGPTKDFLAELLLTPMKENENMPLRDDSAEQRASQPYPAQGTAHCNLKDEPQTQVHCTSLGMLTREGPVGNSGHMTHCGHCDCDHSAQEIATNDKRVVVVPCNSTNPILLEVASSTQEGRADLKQLGQKENKYSRHSPALQIDSPSSKCRQNVVYSAASVISKRGSGSEDPEDQPKETIVTHQTQDRNPDRDTAKHLNKESRNEKFIISDFSNDSSNAKNDMLKSSKTSEEAPKLHSGKMVIYPVSKGADVQFVKGILKKQSKYVAGEAKIMYSPSHLVLARHVASNIRDSIELAKAKGKETESSKAVKKKLRWLDEVKVEERYEEKSSKEPPKQKGMPVGPVYYQSTPADHQQDLCQRTCGTVTLRANNVTPSTPACSQSTRQAWADVGVQESSMQEPTEVEVKAPRVSVRTGGHRVPRRVCSARAGTGSVFSRVRKGTIIRPQSATEAKHVTKTQGKVMVPRPPPRTETVEGSTWEAAVYIAKTKAGLPTEPALYKDNSDSQAVAAHEGAIIVPLPPSHAHPSRETVSKAMAAISQQDSPGGAVRRGIMCVENGLCLDQTPTDDEISQLWHSVRSALSSKDGIPQNLQTQNGLLSVLPQTRTNMSHVNTNGASLISGVKPITRMGGFFLSPSNARVVARRGSPEASGGRGVGFVDLVRQNPRTGRRKPPLPSQAAALITAFAGKTEQAVQNEGRSGIYSVDDARNFFLMYLSSI; this is encoded by the exons ATGCACGATAGACATCTCTTTAACTGGGTCAACACCAGAATCATCAGAGCTGATTATGAGGGGGGTCTGGAGGATGAGCGGCAGCTGCTGGCGGAGGAGCAGAAGTCAAGCCGAGCCCGCGCTCGCAAGTTCTCCATGGAAACCAATCGACGAAGGAG ggCTCTGGAGGAACGGAGGAAACTGTGCGACGTCCAGGAGCAAAGACGGAGAGAAAACATCCTGCTGCAGCGCAAACAGCAAGTGCAGGAGGCCACGGAACGTTTCCAGAGGGCTCACCTTTCCCCTTCTCAGAGAAAGAGGCCAG CTTTTAGGGCGAGGCCACCTACTATTGATGAGGCCCTCAGTCACCTTCAAGGCCCCTTTGGATCTCAGCCTCAGCAGTCTTCCTTCTTGTCCAGCAATTCTTCCATCACCAg GAACTCCACACCTTCCCCAAAGTCTCTGGTTGTTTCTAATGTGCTGAACCGCCAGAGGGCGCTATCTGCTGCAGAGGCCTACACCAAGCTGCTGCAGGAGAGATCCTTCAACTACGCGAAGACCAGCCAGCTGCTCTCTTTGACAGAGCTGCAGGAGGCCCAAGGTCTCCTGAAGGACAGAGCGGACAGCCCCCAG GACCAGATCAGTCACTCAGAAAGCCTATCCAGTCTTGATAGTTTAGAGAATGAGGAGGCTCATCTTGACCACATGCCCAACTCAAGTGGCTGCTCTGTGTCCTCGTTGGACACCTTTGATATTGATGACAGGCCACTGTCACATCAGAGACTGCAGAATGACCAGTGTTCATCATATGACGTAGCACATGGTCCAACGAAGGATTTCCTGGCTGAGTTGTTGCTCACCccaatgaaagaaaatgaaaatatgccACTGAGAGATGATTCAGCAGAACAACGAGCAAGTCAACCCTACCCCGCCCAGGGCACAGCCCATTGTAACCTAAAGGACGAGCCACAGACACAGGTCCACTGCACTAGCCTCGGCATGCTAACTCGCGAGGGGCCTGTGGGTAATTCAGGGCATATGACACATTGTGGCCATTGTGATTGTGACCATTCGGCTCAGGAAATCGCTACAAATGACAAGAGAGTTGTGGTCGTGCCGTGCAATTCAACGAACCCCATTCTTTTGGAGGTCGCATCCTCGACCCAGGAGGGAAGGGCAGATTTAAAACAGTTAGGAcagaaggaaaataaatattctaGACATTCACCAGCATTGCAAATTGATAGCCCATCCAGCAAATGCAGGCAGAATGTTGTATACTCTGCGGCGAGTGTAATCTCTAAGAGAGGTTCGGGTTCAGAGGACCCGGAGGACCAGCCAAAAGAAACAATAGTCACCCATCAGACACAAGATCGCAATCCAGATAGAGACACAGCAAAGCACCTCAACAAAGAATCACGGAATGAGAAATTTATCATATCTGACTTTTCCAATGACTCCAGCAATGCAAAAAATGACATGCTTAAGTCTTCCAAAACCTCAGAGGAAGCCCCCAAACTCCATTCAGGGAAAATGGTCATCTATCCTGTTTCCAAGGGTGCAGACGTCCAGTTTGTCAAAGGCATCCTTAAGAAGCAGTCAAAGTATGTTGCAGGGGAAGCCAAAATCATGTACAGCCCCAGCCATTTAGTCTTGGCCAGACATGTGGCTTCCAACATCAGGGATAGCATAGAGTTAGCAAAAGCAAAAGGCAAGGAGACCGAGAGCAGCAAAGCTGTGAAGAAGAAACTGCGCTGGTTAGATGAGGTGAAAGTTGAGGAACGTTATGAGGAAAAGTCTTCAAAAGAACCACCAAAGCAGAAAGGGATGCCAGTCGGTCCCGTATACTATCAGTCCACTCCAGCTGACCACCAACAAGATCTGTGCCAGAGAACTTGTGGTACTGTGACTTTAAGGGCCAACAACGTGACCCCCTCTACCCCCGCCTGCTCGCAGTCTACCAGACAAGCATGGGCAGATGTCGGGGTGCAGGAGAGCAGCATGCAAGAACCCACAGAGGTAGAGGTGAAGGCTCCAAGGGTCAGTGTTCGCACAGGAGGCCACAGAGTTCCCCGGAGAGTCTGCTCAGCCAGGGCAGGGACAGGTTCTGTTTTCTCCCGGGTCAGGAAGGGCACCATCATCAGGCCTCAGTCTGCCACCGAGGCCAAGCATGTGACCAAGACCCAGGGGAAGGTCATGGTACCCCGTCCCCCTCCTAGAACTGAAACTGTGGAGGGGAGCACTTGGGAGGCTGCAGTATACATTGCCAAGACCAAAGCTGGCCTTCCTACAGAGCCGGCTCTGTACAAGGACAACTCTGACAGTCAGGCTGTGGCTGCCCATGAAGGCGCCATCATCGTTCCACTGCCTCCTTCTCATGCTCACCCCTCCCGTGAGACTGTGTCAAAGGCCATGGCCGCCATCAGCCAGCAGGACTCCCCTGGTGGAGCTGTGAGGCGTGGGATCATGTGTGTAGAAAATGGCCTCTGCCTGGACCAGACGCCCACAGACGATGAGATATCCCAGCTGTGGCACAGTGTTCGAAGTGCCTTATCCTCCAAGGACG GTATCCCTCAAAACCTTCAGACTCAGAATGGGTTGTTGTCTGTTTTGCCTCAAACCCGGACCAATATGTCCCATGTCAACACCAATGGGGCGAGTCTAATCAGTGGAGTCAAACCTATCACAAGGATGGGAggcttttttctctccccttcCAATG CCAGGGTTGTGGCGAGGAGAGGAAGTCCAGAGGCCAGTGGAGGGAGAGGCGTGGGCTTTGTGGACCTTGTCAGACAGAACCCAAGGACAGGAAGGAGGAAGCCTCCTTTACCCTCCCAG GCTGCAGCCTTAATTACAGCTTTCGCTGGCAAAACTGAGCAGGCCGTTCAAAATGAAGGTAGGTCTGGGATATACTCTGTGGACGATGCAAGAAACTTCTTTTTAATGTATCTCAGTAGCATCTAA
- the cep126 gene encoding centrosomal protein of 126 kDa isoform X5 translates to MHDRHLFNWVNTRIIRADYEGGLEDERQLLAEEQKSSRARARKFSMETNRRRRALEERRKLCDVQEQRRRENILLQRKQQVQEATERFQRAHLSPSQRKRPAFRARPPTIDEALSHLQGPFGSQPQQSSFLSSNSSITRNSTPSPKSLVVSNVLNRQRALSAAEAYTKLLQERSFNYAKTSQLLSLTELQEAQGLLKDRADSPQDQISHSESLSSLDSLENEEAHLDHMPNSSGCSVSSLDTFDIDDRPLSHQRLQNDQCSSYDVAHGPTKDFLAELLLTPMKENENMPLRDDSAEQRASQPYPAQGTAHCNLKDEPQTQVHCTSLGMLTREGPVGNSGHMTHCGHCDCDHSAQEIATNDKRVVVVPCNSTNPILLEVASSTQEGRADLKQLGQKENKYSRHSPALQIDSPSSKCRQNVVYSAASVISKRGSGSEDPEDQPKETIVTHQTQDRNPDRDTAKHLNKESRNEKFIISDFSNDSSNAKNDMLKSSKTSEEAPKLHSGKMVIYPVSKGADVQFVKGILKKQSKYVAGEAKIMYSPSHLVLARHVASNIRDSIELAKAKGKETESSKAVKKKLRWLDEVKVEERYEEKSSKEPPKQKGMPVGPVYYQSTPADHQQDLCQRTCGTVTLRANNVTPSTPACSQSTRQAWADVGVQESSMQEPTEVEVKAPRVSVRTGGHRVPRRVCSARAGTGSVFSRVRKGTIIRPQSATEAKHVTKTQGKVMVPRPPPRTETVEGSTWEAAVYIAKTKAGLPTEPALYKDNSDSQAVAAHEGAIIVPLPPSHAHPSRETVSKAMAAISQQDSPGGAVRRGIMCVENGLCLDQTPTDDEISQLWHSVRSALSSKDV, encoded by the exons ATGCACGATAGACATCTCTTTAACTGGGTCAACACCAGAATCATCAGAGCTGATTATGAGGGGGGTCTGGAGGATGAGCGGCAGCTGCTGGCGGAGGAGCAGAAGTCAAGCCGAGCCCGCGCTCGCAAGTTCTCCATGGAAACCAATCGACGAAGGAG ggCTCTGGAGGAACGGAGGAAACTGTGCGACGTCCAGGAGCAAAGACGGAGAGAAAACATCCTGCTGCAGCGCAAACAGCAAGTGCAGGAGGCCACGGAACGTTTCCAGAGGGCTCACCTTTCCCCTTCTCAGAGAAAGAGGCCAG CTTTTAGGGCGAGGCCACCTACTATTGATGAGGCCCTCAGTCACCTTCAAGGCCCCTTTGGATCTCAGCCTCAGCAGTCTTCCTTCTTGTCCAGCAATTCTTCCATCACCAg GAACTCCACACCTTCCCCAAAGTCTCTGGTTGTTTCTAATGTGCTGAACCGCCAGAGGGCGCTATCTGCTGCAGAGGCCTACACCAAGCTGCTGCAGGAGAGATCCTTCAACTACGCGAAGACCAGCCAGCTGCTCTCTTTGACAGAGCTGCAGGAGGCCCAAGGTCTCCTGAAGGACAGAGCGGACAGCCCCCAG GACCAGATCAGTCACTCAGAAAGCCTATCCAGTCTTGATAGTTTAGAGAATGAGGAGGCTCATCTTGACCACATGCCCAACTCAAGTGGCTGCTCTGTGTCCTCGTTGGACACCTTTGATATTGATGACAGGCCACTGTCACATCAGAGACTGCAGAATGACCAGTGTTCATCATATGACGTAGCACATGGTCCAACGAAGGATTTCCTGGCTGAGTTGTTGCTCACCccaatgaaagaaaatgaaaatatgccACTGAGAGATGATTCAGCAGAACAACGAGCAAGTCAACCCTACCCCGCCCAGGGCACAGCCCATTGTAACCTAAAGGACGAGCCACAGACACAGGTCCACTGCACTAGCCTCGGCATGCTAACTCGCGAGGGGCCTGTGGGTAATTCAGGGCATATGACACATTGTGGCCATTGTGATTGTGACCATTCGGCTCAGGAAATCGCTACAAATGACAAGAGAGTTGTGGTCGTGCCGTGCAATTCAACGAACCCCATTCTTTTGGAGGTCGCATCCTCGACCCAGGAGGGAAGGGCAGATTTAAAACAGTTAGGAcagaaggaaaataaatattctaGACATTCACCAGCATTGCAAATTGATAGCCCATCCAGCAAATGCAGGCAGAATGTTGTATACTCTGCGGCGAGTGTAATCTCTAAGAGAGGTTCGGGTTCAGAGGACCCGGAGGACCAGCCAAAAGAAACAATAGTCACCCATCAGACACAAGATCGCAATCCAGATAGAGACACAGCAAAGCACCTCAACAAAGAATCACGGAATGAGAAATTTATCATATCTGACTTTTCCAATGACTCCAGCAATGCAAAAAATGACATGCTTAAGTCTTCCAAAACCTCAGAGGAAGCCCCCAAACTCCATTCAGGGAAAATGGTCATCTATCCTGTTTCCAAGGGTGCAGACGTCCAGTTTGTCAAAGGCATCCTTAAGAAGCAGTCAAAGTATGTTGCAGGGGAAGCCAAAATCATGTACAGCCCCAGCCATTTAGTCTTGGCCAGACATGTGGCTTCCAACATCAGGGATAGCATAGAGTTAGCAAAAGCAAAAGGCAAGGAGACCGAGAGCAGCAAAGCTGTGAAGAAGAAACTGCGCTGGTTAGATGAGGTGAAAGTTGAGGAACGTTATGAGGAAAAGTCTTCAAAAGAACCACCAAAGCAGAAAGGGATGCCAGTCGGTCCCGTATACTATCAGTCCACTCCAGCTGACCACCAACAAGATCTGTGCCAGAGAACTTGTGGTACTGTGACTTTAAGGGCCAACAACGTGACCCCCTCTACCCCCGCCTGCTCGCAGTCTACCAGACAAGCATGGGCAGATGTCGGGGTGCAGGAGAGCAGCATGCAAGAACCCACAGAGGTAGAGGTGAAGGCTCCAAGGGTCAGTGTTCGCACAGGAGGCCACAGAGTTCCCCGGAGAGTCTGCTCAGCCAGGGCAGGGACAGGTTCTGTTTTCTCCCGGGTCAGGAAGGGCACCATCATCAGGCCTCAGTCTGCCACCGAGGCCAAGCATGTGACCAAGACCCAGGGGAAGGTCATGGTACCCCGTCCCCCTCCTAGAACTGAAACTGTGGAGGGGAGCACTTGGGAGGCTGCAGTATACATTGCCAAGACCAAAGCTGGCCTTCCTACAGAGCCGGCTCTGTACAAGGACAACTCTGACAGTCAGGCTGTGGCTGCCCATGAAGGCGCCATCATCGTTCCACTGCCTCCTTCTCATGCTCACCCCTCCCGTGAGACTGTGTCAAAGGCCATGGCCGCCATCAGCCAGCAGGACTCCCCTGGTGGAGCTGTGAGGCGTGGGATCATGTGTGTAGAAAATGGCCTCTGCCTGGACCAGACGCCCACAGACGATGAGATATCCCAGCTGTGGCACAGTGTTCGAAGTGCCTTATCCTCCAAGGACG TGTAA